CGGAAGGCCGCAGCTCGCCGGACTGGGTGGATTTCAACTTTTACGGCCATCAGATCGTCGCCCATCTCGCGCCGGACGAAATCGGCCACCGCAAGACCAGCGCCGTCGACGGCGACAACGTGCCCGTGCGCCACTTCGGCGTGGTACTTTCCATGCCCGAGTGGGAAGCCGCCGCCGACAAGCTGCGTGCCGCCGGCATCGAGTTCATCATCGAGCCGCATATCCGCTTCAAGGGCGAAGTGGGCGAGCAGGCCACGATGTTCTTCCTCGATCCGTCGGGCAATGCGATGGAGATCAAGGCGTTTGCCAACATGGCATCGCTGTTTGCCAAGTGAGGCGGCGCGGCGCGCGTATCCTTGCGCTTCTTCACTGATCCGCGTGCCCCATGCTTCGAGAACTCAAGACTTTCATTGCCGTCGCCCGGCACGGCACGTTTGCGGGTGCTGGCGAGCGCATCGGCCTCACGCAGTCGGCGGTGAGCGCGCAGATCCAGCGGCTGGAAGAATCGCTCGGCTTTCAACTCTTCGATCGCACGGGCCGCTCGGCCACGCTCAATGCCGCCGGGCGCGATACGTTGGCCTTGGCCGAACACATCGTCACGCTGTATGCCCGTCTGGGCGACCAGGCCGGCGGCAACGAGCAGCGCGGCCTGGTGCGCATCGGCGCCATTGCTTCGGTGCAAACCTCGTTTCTGGTGGATGCGCTGGTGCAGTTTCGCCGCGAATTCCCGCATTGCCGTGCGCGCATCGTGCCGGGTGTCTCGCTGGATCTGCTCGGCCTGGTGGATGCCGGCGAGATCGACCTTGCCGTGTTGATTCGCCCGCCCTTTGCCGTACCGGCCGACCTGGAATGGCGCACGCTGGTGGCCGAGCCTTTCGTGCTCCTGGTGCCGGCCAGTGTGCCCGGCGACGACTGGCGCGCGCTGCTCGCGCATCAACCGTTCATCCGCTATGACCGCCGCTCGTTCGGCGGCCGCCGCGTTGACCAGTTCCTGCGCGACCAGCGCATCACCCCGCACGACGTGATCGAACTCGACGAGCTGCAAGGCATGACGCAACTCGTGGCACGCGGGCAGGGCGTAGCGCTGGCCCCGCAGACCGCCGCACAAGGCACCTGGCCGCCCGGCACGCGTGCCATCAGCCTGGGCGACGACACGTTCTACCGCGAGATCGGTCTGATCGAGCGCCCGCGCCATAGCCGCCAGCCCATTGCGGGGCGGCTTGCCGATTGCGTTGACGAAGCCGCACGCGCCGAACGCACCTGACGGCCCCATGGTGAGCGCGTGATATCCGGCATTCAGGTCGCGCGTTGACCAGGCGTTATATCGACTCGTATATTACGACCGGTCATTCATCCAACTCTGGGTCTTTCATGCAACGTTTGTCGGTTCGCGCGCATGTGCGCGCCATTGGCCTGGTCGCCGCGCTGTCGCTGGGTTTTGCAGCGCCGGCATGGGCGGCGGACCTCGTTGTCTCGGCCGCAGCCAGCCTGACCAATGCCTTCAAGACGATCGCGCACCAGTACGAAGCCCTGCATCCGGACACCAAGGTCGTGCTCAACTTCGGCGCGTCCGACGTGCTGATGCAGCAGATCGTGAAGGGCGCCCCGGCCGACGTATTTGCCTCCGCCGATCAGGATGCGATGAACAAGGCCGCCGCGGAAAAGGTCATCAAGACGGAGACGCGCCGCGACTTTGTCGCCAACCAGCTGGTGCTGATCGTGCCCGCAACGGCCACGGTACCCGTGCATGCGCTGGCCGATATGGCGAGGCCCGACGTGAAGCGCGTGGCGATCGGCAATCCGGCGTCGGTGCCGGCGGGCCGTTATGCCAAGCGTGCGCTGGAAGCGGCCAAGCTGTGGGAGCCGGTGGAGGCCAAGGCGGTGCTGGCGCAGAACGTGCGCCAGGCGCTGGACTATGTGTCGCGCGGCGAGGTCGAGGCCGGCCTGGTGTTCTCGACCGATGCCGCCATCGCCGCCGACAAGGTGAAGGTGGCGAGCCCCGTGCCGCTGAATGTGCCGCTCACCTACCCGATCGCCGTGACGTCGGGCACGAAGCAGCCGCAGCAGGCGGCCGACTTTGTGGCTTACGTGCTGTCGCCCGCGGGCCAGGCGGTGCTGGCCAGGTACGGTTTCCTGAAACCTTGATTACGCGGTAGCCGGCTGACCCGCACGCTCGGCGTCCTTCTTGGGCGTGCGGTGAATGCGCAGCACCAGGAAGGCGCCCGCCACGCAGAGCCCGCCCGAAATCATGGAAGCGAGCGTGTAGTTGCCCAGCGAGGCCCGCATCATGCCTGCACCCAGCGTGGCGAATGCCGCGCCCAATTGGTGGCCCGCGACGATCCATCCGAACACGATGGGCGCGGCGGCCTTGCCGAACACGTCGTTGGTCAGGCGCACGGTGGGCGGTACGGTGGCAATCCAGTCCAGGCCGTAGAAGACGGCGAACACCGGCAGGCCGAAGAACTCGAAGCCGAACGCATACGGCAGGTAGATCAGCGACAGCCCGCGCAGCCCGTAGTACCAGAACAGCAGCACGCGGCTGTTGTAGCGGTCGGACAGCCAGCCCGACAGCGTGGTGCCGACCAGATCGAAGATCCCCATCGCAGCGAGCAGGCTCGCGCCCTTCACTTCAGAGAACCCGTGGTCTGCGCACATGGCGATGAAGTGCGTGCCGATGTAGCCGTTGGTGCTTGCGCCGCAGATGAAGAAGCTCGCGAACAGCAGCCAGAAATCGCGCTTGCGGGCCGCTTGCACCAGCGTCTGCATGGCCAGGGTGATCGGGTTGGCGCGCGGGCCTTGGGCGGCTTCCGGCGCATCGGCGGGTTCACCATAGGTGCGCAGACCGACGCTCTTGGGCGATTCCGGCAGGAGCAGCCACACGACCGGCAGCAGCACCGCAAGCACGCTGGCCACGATCAGCACCACCGGGCGCCAGCCGTAATGCTCCACCACCGCCGCCATCATCGGCAGGAACACGAGCTGCCCCGTGGCGGAGCTGGCCGTCAGGATGCCCATGGCCAGGCCGCGATGCGAAGTGAACCAGCGGTTGACCACCGTCGCGCCCAGCGTGATGGCCGCCACGCCCGTGCCGCCGCCCACCATCACGCCCCACAGCAGCACCATCTGCCACGGCGCATGCATCATCGCCGAGAGTGCCGTGCCCGCCACCAGCACCGCCAGCGCACCGAGCACCGTCGGGCGGATGCCGAAATACTGCATCGATGCCGCAGCAAACGGCCCCGTCAACCCGTACAGCGCAATCCCGATCGAGATGGCCAGCGAGATCGTGCTGCGGCTCCAGCCGAATTCGTGCTCGAGCGGCAGCATCATCACGCTGGGCGTGGCGCGCGTGCCGGCCGCGCACAGCAGGATCAGGAACACCACTGCGAGCGCGAGCCAGCTGTAGTGGAAACGTGGGGCGATGAGGCGGGCAAGTCGCTGCATGGGGTGTCCGATTTCGATTCTTGCTGGGGCGACAATGTGGCATTCGTTACCGGTCGGTAACAACGTGGTTGCGATAGTAGGTACCGCTCGGTAACATGTCAAGCAACATTCGAATGACACCGGCGCGCCTGGGGGTTTGTTGCCCGTCGCGCCCGCAGGAGCACCATCATGGCCACCGCCGCCCGTCGCGGACCTCGCGCACTTTCCACCGTTTCCACCGTTAACGCCGGTGATCAGCCCAAACCGACGCCGCGCCGCATCAGCGGTGAGGACGCGCACGCCAGCCTGCTCGAGGCGGCTCGTCAACTGTTTTACTACGAAGGCGTGCGGGCCGTCGGCGTCGAAGCGGTGGTGGAGAAGGCCGGCGTCAACAAGATGAGCCTGTACCGGCAGTTCAAGTCGAAGGACGATCTCGTCATCGCGTACCTGGAGCGCAGCGACGAGAGCTTCTGGGGTTACTTCAACGCCAGCGTGGCCAAGCACCCCGACGATGCGCGCGCGCAACTGCTGCAGTTCTTCATCGATGTCTCCGAACGCGCTTCGCGCCCCGGCTACCGGGGCTGCCCGTTTGTGAATGTGGCGGCGGAGTTTCCGGACATGACGCATCCGGCGCGGCAGTTTGTTCAGCGCAACAAGGCGCTGCTGCTCGCCCGCCTGCGTGACCGTGCCCAAGCCGCCGGCGCGACCGACCCCGATGCGCTGGCCGACGACCTGGCCTTTCTGATCGAAGGTGCCTACACCGCGAGCCAGACCTTTGGCACCGATGCGCCGCGCCTCATCAGGAGCCTGCCGCGCACGGCACGCGTGTTGCTCGATGCGGCTATTCCCGCGCGCAAACCAGACTGATGTTGTAGCGCGCTCACGCAGGCGAGACATGGACGCGCGGGTGTCGTGCGATGCCGCTACACTCGGTGGCATTGTTGCCTCGGCTGCACCTCGATGACGCCCAACCAAGCCCCGCTGTCTCCCGTTCGCACGGCACCCGCCACGCCGCTCACCTTGCCGGCCGCGCTGTCGCAGGCGCAACGCGCGCTCGATCGCATCGTGCTCGGCAAGCCGCTGCAGATCCGCCTGGCGCTGGCGTGTCTGCTCGCACGCGGGCATCTGCTGCTGGAAGATCTGCCCGGCGTGGGCAAGACCACGCTGGCGCATGCGCTGGCCCGCACGCTCGGGTTGCAGTACCAGCGGGTGCAGTTCACCAGCGATCTGCTGCCCACCGACCTGATCGGCGTGTCGATCTACGTGAAAGAGAAAGGCGCATTCGAATTCCACCCTGGGCCGCTGTTTGCGCAGGTGGTGCTGGCCGATGAGATCAACCGGGCCACGCCCAAGGCGCAAAGCGCGCTGCTCGAAGCCATGGCCGAAGGCCAGGTCACGCATGATGGGGCGACGTATCCGCTGCCCGAGCCGTTCTTCGTGATTGCAACGCAGAACCCGTTGAACCAGATCGGCACGCATCCGCTTCCGGAGTCGCAGCTGGACCGCTTCACGATGCGGCTCTCGCTCGGTTATCCCGATCAAAGCTCGGAGCGCGCGCTATACCTTGGGGGCGGGGCGCCGCAAGACATCGAACCCGTGTTGACGGCCGTGCAAGTCGTTGCGTTGCAGGCCGCCGCCGATGCCGTGCACGTGGCGCCGGCGCTCGTCGATTACGTGCTCGCGCTCGTGAATGCCACGCGCACCGATGCGCAGGTGCAGATGGGCCTGTCGCCGCGCGCTGGTCTGGCGTTGCTGGCAGCGGCGCGCGCCTGGGCGCTTATCGATGGCCGCGATGCAGTGCTGCCCGAAGACGTCCAAGCCGTATTCAAGGCCGTGGCGGCGCATCGGTTGCTGCCCACGGGCGGCACGCTGTCGGCGACCGCGCTGGCGCAGCGACTGCTCGACACGGTCGCCATTCCCTGAGCGCATAGCGCCATGGCGCGGTTCACGTCTCTGCTGCTGGCACCGCTGCGTCTGCTCGGTGCTGGCCTGGCGCTGCTGCCGGGCGTGCGCTTTGCACGGGCACGCGTGCAGCGCTTTCTGCAGCGGCCGCGCACGCCACGCGAAGGCCGCATCCGCCTGGACCGCAATCACGTCTACATCCTGCCCACTGCGGCTGGCGGCGGCTTTGCGCTGCTGCTGGTGGTGATGCTGCTCACCTCGCTCAACTACAACGTGAGCCTGGGTTTTCTGCTGACGTTCGTGCTGGCCGGTGTGGCGGCGTCCGCCATGTGGCAGACGCATCGCAACCTTGTTGATCTGGAAGTGCGCGGCGCGGCGGGCGAAGCGGTGTTTGCTGGCCATGCGTTGAACGTGGGCGTGGCGTTGGCCAACGTCACCCCGTGGGCGCGCGTGGGTGTGGATGTGAGCGCCGCGCAAGCCGCCGCGGTGGAAACATCGCTCGATGCGCAGGACGCCATCGTGGCCGCGTTGTCTTTCGCCGATCAGCCGCGCGGTTGGTTCAAGTTGCCGCGCCTGACGGTATCGACGCGTTTTCCGCTCGGCCTGTTTCGCGCGTGGAGCTATGCCGATGCACCGCTGACCTTGCTCGTCTATCCGGCCCCGGAACCTTCCGCGCCGCCGCTGCCCGCGAGCTTTGCGCCGGACCCTGGCGACGAAGACGACACGCGCGCCGCCCGCACCCACGTCGAAGAAGCCGCAGACCAGTTGCGCACTTACCGCCCCGGTGACGCGCTGCGCAGCATTGCGTGGAAGCACAGCGCGCGGCTCGACACCTGGATGAGCCGCACCGGCCAGCAAGTCCGCCACGCGCAATGCGTGCTCGCGTGGGAAGCGCTGCCACCGTCGATGAACGTTGAACAACGCCTGTCGCGCCTGTGCGCCTGGGTACTGGCGGCCGAGCACGCGCCCGCCGGCGATGAGCCCGAATACACGCTGAGCCTGCCTGGCGTTGTCATCGGACCGGCACGTGGTGTCGCGCATCGGGATGCGTGTTTGCGTGCCTTGGCGTTGTGGGGTAAGCCTGCGATGCCGGAAGCCGAAGGCGAAGTCACATGACCACTGCCACCATCGGCACCGAAGCGGCCGCCTTTGGCTCGGCCCGTGCGCTGACCCACCGCGAGCACGGCTGGCTGATCGCCCAGCTTGCCGTCGTGCTCGCGCCGCTGCTGCGTGCCCTGCCGCTGCTGACGTGCGCCGTGTTCGGTGTTCTGCTGCTCTGGCGCGCGCTGTTGTGGGTACGGCGCGCGCCGTTGCCTGGCAAATGGGTGTTGGGGCTGACGGGCGTCGCCACGCTTGTCGTGACGCTGGCACTCGCCATGCGCACCGGCGGAAACATCGGGCGGGACTTGTCGGTGGCGCTGCTGGGCGCGTTTCTCGTGCTCAAGCTGATGGAATCGCACACGGTGCGCAACGGCGTGCTGGTTACGCAGTTGTGCTGTTTCATGCTGCTCTCGCAGGTGCTGTTCGACCAGCCGCCGTGGCTGGCCGCCACCATGCTGGCAACCGTGGCGCTGCTGTTGCGCAACTGGCTGTTGCTGCTGCATCCGCAGGCGCGTGCGCGCGTGTCGCCGGCCCGCGTGCTGGCGCGTTTGGTACTCATGGGTCTGCCGTGCGCGGCCTTGCTGTTCCTGCTGTTTCCCCGGCTGGATCATCCGCTGTGGCGCCTGCCGCAAACTGCCGACACCGCCGTCAGCGGACTGTCGGACCGCATGGCGCCCGGCTCCGTGGGCCAGTTGATCCTCTCAGATGAGCTTGCCTTCCGCGTCGATTTTGCCGGCGTGCCGCCACCGCTCGATACGCTCTACTGGCGCGGCATGGTGCTGTGGCGTTTCGATGGCCAGACGTGGACGGCCGCGTCGATGCGGCAACGTCCCGCAGCTGAAAGCGTACCCAATTCTGCGGACGCAACTGGCGGCGCGCCCGGCGTGTTCGACTACAAGATCACGCTGGAACCGACGCGCCAGCGCTGGCTGTTTGCGCTCGATCGCGGCCAGTCGATCGAGGCGCGCGACGGCACCGGGCGCAGCATCGACGGGGAGTTCATCAGCACGCAACCGGTCGACCAGCGTGTGCGGTATCACGCGCGCTCGCGGCTGCCGGAGCGCAATCGCGCCGACGACGCCCGCCCGCTCGACCCCCTCACGCAGCAGATGGCGCTGGCGTTGCCGCCGGGTAACGGCCAAGCGCGCGCGCTGGCAGCGCAATGGGCTGAGCTGCCACCTGCCGATCGCGTATCGGCCGCACTCAAGCTGTTTGGCAGCGCACCGTTTGCCTACACGCTTGAGCCCGAACCGCTGCAGGATCAGCAGATCGACGATTTCCTCTTCCGCACGCACCGCGGTTTCTGCGAGCACTACGCGGGCAGCTTCGTGTTCCTGATGCGTGCCGCGGGCGTGCCCGCGCGTGTGGTGGTGGGCTACCTCGGCGGCGAGGTGAACGCCGTCAGCGGCGACATCATCGTGCGCCAGTCCGATGCACATGCCTGGGCTGAGGTGTGGCTCGACGGGGGCGGCTGGGTGCGCGTGGACCCCACCGCCGCCGTCGCGCCGCAACGCGTCGAACGTGGCCTGGCCGCCGCCGTGCCCGCGAGCGAATTCCGCTCGCGCCGCGCAGAAGAGCCTGGTTGGCTGCGCAGCGTGCGCTGGGGGCTGGATGGCCTGATCAGCGGCTGGAACAGCTGGGTGCTCGGCTACGACCGCAACCGCCAGGCGCGCCTGTTCGCGTGGTTGGGGCTCGATGCGGCGGACCCGCGCGCGGTGCTATGGGGCGTGTCGGGTTTGTTCCTGCTCGCTGCGCTGCCGCTCCTCTGGCAGCAGCGCAAGCCCAAGCCTGATCCCGTGCAGGCCCAGTGGCAGCGGTTGTGTGAGCGGCTGGCGCGACATGGTTGCGCGCGCGGCGCTGCCGAAGGCCCGATAGCCTACGCCGAGCGCGCTGCCGCTCAGTTTCCGCAAGCGGCGCAGGCCTTGCGCAATGCCGCCGCCGGCTACGTCGCCTTGCGTTACGGGCGCGACGACGGCGATGCGCAGGTGCGTGCCCAGCGGTTCACGCAATGGCGCGAAGCCGTGGCGCAAGTCCGGCTCGGCTGACGCGGCGCAGCGGTTGATCGGCTTAAACATCGCGCCCCAAAAAGCGGGCGCCCACGCGGTTGATCGAGCGCTCCGGTCATTCACTTGTGATGCTGCGTGATCGGCATTGCGCAGAGCATCGCGCTGGCGATTCGCGCCAGCCTGCGCCGCGCGAGCGTGATGGCGCGTCATCACGATCACTTCATCGACGCAGCACCGGTGCGCGGCATCGTTATCGAACGCCATCACCTTGATGCGAGCGTGCCGCAACGCGCCCCAGGGCTTTCAATGCCGTGCCCCCGTTTTTACGAATGGCTTCGAGATAACACCGGACCGTGGATTTAACTCATTTTGGGTAATTTAGAGCAACGCCTTCAAACATAATCGTCCGAGTGCGTCAGCGCGCGAAGCTTTGCGCCATGCTGGCACCGCGTCGGGCGGGGATCTTCTCACGCAGAGTGTCGTCATGACGAGGGTTTTAGGCGTTTGACAATGTTTGCAATTGACGCCGCATTGGTTAATAGACTTAATTTGATCGTGCCATCCAGTTAATCTGGAGGTGCACCGATAAAACACCGAGTAGGGCGGGGCTGCGCGCATTATCAAGCGCATATTTGAAACGGGAGGCAGACATGAAGACATTGCAACGAGGGACCCTGGTTTCGGCGGCCTTGGCCGGCCTGCTTGTACTGGGCGGTTGCGCCAGTTCGGGCTCGGGCGATATGAGCGGCACTACTGGGAGCGGCGGAAGTTCGGCCAACAATGGCGGTGGCTCCGGTTCCAACGGTTCGGGTGGCACGACGACTACCGCGTCCACCACGCCCACCGGGGACGTGGCGAACAAGGGCGGCGGCGTGCTGACGGCGACGGGCGGTGCCGTCAGCGGGCTCGGTTCGACCATCGGCGGCAGCAATCTGCCCGGGGCGTCGGGGTTGGGCAACGTGGTCGACAACGTAGGCAAAACGGTGTCGGCGCTGGGCACCGGCGTGCAGTCGGGCCTGGGCAGCATCGGTACCAACCCGAACCCGATCGGCACCACGGCATCGAGCACCGGCAACGTGGTGACGCAAGCGGGTAACACCGTTGACGCCACGGGTGCCCTTGTCAGCAGTCTCGGTTCAGGGCCGCTGCAGCCGCTTTCGCCGGTGACATCACCGGTGGGCGGGGCAGTCTCGCAGGTTGGGCAGGCGGTGGCCGGTGCGGGCGGCACGCTCGGCACGGGCTTGTCGACCGGGCCGGTGGAGCAAGTCACGCAGCAGCTCAGCTCGACCGTGGTGCCGCTCACCTCGCAGGTGACCACGGCTACGCAGACACTGGGTAACGCAACGGGCCTGGGCGCTCCGGCAACCAACCTGCTGCAGACGGTGGGCGGCGGCGTAGCGAATGTCGGCACGTCGCTGACGGCGACCAACGCCCCGGTCGTCTCCGGTTTGGGCGGTGTGGTGACCGCCACGGGCAACACGGTGGCCGCTTTGGGCGGGGTGACCTCCACGCCGGGCGGCGCAACGTCGGCCAACCCGCTGGCACCGATTACCGGCGCACTGGGCGGCGCCGCCGGGGGCGGCACGACGGCTGGGGGTGCGACTGCGCCTGTCGGCTCGCTTGTCACCACCGTCGGCACGTCGCTGACGTCCACCGGGGCGGCAACGCCGCTTGCGCCCGTCACGGGCGCTGTGGGTGGCGCACTGACCACAGTAGGCGGCGCGTTGCACCACTGAGCGGATGCAACATGGCGGGCCGGCCTGTGCGCTTGGCCCGTCATCGAGCCGTTTCCGCCGCGTGCGGAACGGCTCGTACGCATGTTCGTATGACGCGGCCCGCTGCTTTCGGCATACAGTACGTCTGACCGCGCGCTCTCCGCGCGTATCAGGAGACTTTCAATGATCCAGTACGCATTGTTCGCCCGACTCATTGCCAAACCGGGCAAGGAACAGGCAGTGGCCGATTTTCTTTCGGCCGGCCTGCAAATGGCCAACCAGGAAACCACCACCCCGATCTGGTTTGCGCTGCGCCTTGCGCCCAACGTATTCGGCATCTTCGATGCCTTCGCCAGTGAGGAAGACCGCCAAGCGCATCTGGACGGCCCGATCGCCAAGGCGCTCATGGCCAACGCGGCCGAGCTGCTGGCCTCACCGCCCGAGATTGCGTCGATCGAGGTGCTCGGCCTGAAGAACACCGGCGCAACCTGAGTTCCGAGAGAAAAAAGAAACCGCCGCATCCAGCCGTCAGCCGGATGCGGCGGTTTTGCTTTGCATGCGTGGTCAGCCTTCAGCCCGGCACGCGCACCCAGCCTTCCATCAACACGCGCGCGCTGCGGCTCATGATGGCCTTGGTGACGGTCCATTCGCCGTCAACGAGCTTGGCCTCCGCGCCCACACGCAGCGTGCCCGACGGATGCCCGAAGCGCACCGCGCCACGTTCTCCGCCGCCTGCCGCCAGGTTGACGAGCGTGCCAGGAATGGCCGCCGCCGTGCCGATGGCGACCGCTGCCGTGCCCATCATTGCGTGGTGCAGCTTGCCCATCGACAACGCACGCACCAGCAAGTCCACATCGCTTGCGCCGACTTTCTTGCCGCTCGATGCCACGTAGTCCTTCGGCGGCGCGACGAACGCCACCTTGGGCGTGTGCTGGCGCGTGGCGGCTTCTTCAATGCTCTTGATCAGCCCCATGCGCACGGCGCCGTGCGCGCGAATGGTCTCGAACATCGCCAGCGCCTTCGCATCGCCGTTGATGGCGTCCTGCAGCTCGGTGCCGGTGTAGCCGATGGCCTCTGCGTTGATGAAGATCGTCGGGATGCCCGCGTTGATCATCGTCGCCTTGAGCGTGCCCACGCCGGGCACCTCCAGGTCGTCGACGAGGTTGCCGGTGGGGAACATCGCGCCGCCCCCGTCACCGTCCTCCTCGGCAGCCGGGTCGAGGAATTCGAGCTGCACTTCCGCCGCTGGGAAGGTCACGCCATCCAGTTCAAAGTCGCCCGTCTCCTGCACCGCGCCGTTGGTGATGGGCACGTGCGCAATGATGGTCTTGCCGATGTTGGCCTGCCAGATGCGGATGATGGCGACACCGTTTTGCGGTATCCGGCTGGCATCGATTAGCCCATTGCTGATGGCGAACGGCCCGACCGCTGCGGAGAGGTTGCCGCAGTTGCCCGACCAGTCGACAAACGGCTTGTCGATGGAGACCTGACCGAACAGGTAGTCCACGTCATGGTCGGGGCGCGTGCTCTTGCTGAGGATGACCGTCTTGCTGGTGCTCGACGTGGCGCCGCCCATGCCGTCGATCTGCTTGCCGTACGGGTCGGGGCTGCCAATCACGCGCATGAGCAAGGCGTCACGAGCAGCGCCGGGCTGCTGCGCTGCCGGCGGCAGGTCCTGCAGACGGAAGAAGACGCCCTTGCTGGTGCCGCCACGCATGTAGGTCGCGGGAATCTTCACCTGTGCGGGGTGGCTCATGCGGCCTCCTTGTTCGATTCCAGGAAGTCCTGCGCAAATCGCTGCAGCACACCGCCGGCTTCGTAGATCGAGACTTCCTCATCGCTGTCCAGGCGGCACGTGACGGGCACTTCCACGCGTTCGCCGTTCTTGCGGTGGATGACGAGCGTGAGGTCGGTGCGCGGTTTGCGCTCGCCGATCACGTCAAAGGTTTCGGTGCCGTCAATGCCGAGCGTCAGGCGCGTGGTGCCGGGCTTGAACTCCAGCGGCAACACGCCCATGCCGATCAGGTTCGTGCGGTGGATGCGCTCGAAGCCTTCGGCCACGATGGCCTCCACGCCGGCCAGTCGCACGCCCTTGGCGGCCCAGTCGCGCGAGCTGCCCTGGCCGTAGTCGGCGCCCGCAATCACGATCAGCGGCTGCTTGCGGTCCATGTAGGTCTCGATGGCTTCCCACATGCGCGTGACCTTGCCTTCGGGCTCGATGCGCGTGAGCGACCCCTTCTTCACCGCGCCATCGACCACGGCCATCTCGTTGATGAGCGTCGGGTTGGCAAACG
Above is a genomic segment from Ralstonia pickettii containing:
- a CDS encoding collagen-like triple helix repeat-containing protein, which gives rise to MKTLQRGTLVSAALAGLLVLGGCASSGSGDMSGTTGSGGSSANNGGGSGSNGSGGTTTTASTTPTGDVANKGGGVLTATGGAVSGLGSTIGGSNLPGASGLGNVVDNVGKTVSALGTGVQSGLGSIGTNPNPIGTTASSTGNVVTQAGNTVDATGALVSSLGSGPLQPLSPVTSPVGGAVSQVGQAVAGAGGTLGTGLSTGPVEQVTQQLSSTVVPLTSQVTTATQTLGNATGLGAPATNLLQTVGGGVANVGTSLTATNAPVVSGLGGVVTATGNTVAALGGVTSTPGGATSANPLAPITGALGGAAGGGTTAGGATAPVGSLVTTVGTSLTSTGAATPLAPVTGAVGGALTTVGGALHH
- a CDS encoding putative quinol monooxygenase produces the protein MIQYALFARLIAKPGKEQAVADFLSAGLQMANQETTTPIWFALRLAPNVFGIFDAFASEEDRQAHLDGPIAKALMANAAELLASPPEIASIEVLGLKNTGAT
- the prpF gene encoding 2-methylaconitate cis-trans isomerase PrpF, with product MSHPAQVKIPATYMRGGTSKGVFFRLQDLPPAAQQPGAARDALLMRVIGSPDPYGKQIDGMGGATSSTSKTVILSKSTRPDHDVDYLFGQVSIDKPFVDWSGNCGNLSAAVGPFAISNGLIDASRIPQNGVAIIRIWQANIGKTIIAHVPITNGAVQETGDFELDGVTFPAAEVQLEFLDPAAEEDGDGGGAMFPTGNLVDDLEVPGVGTLKATMINAGIPTIFINAEAIGYTGTELQDAINGDAKALAMFETIRAHGAVRMGLIKSIEEAATRQHTPKVAFVAPPKDYVASSGKKVGASDVDLLVRALSMGKLHHAMMGTAAVAIGTAAAIPGTLVNLAAGGGERGAVRFGHPSGTLRVGAEAKLVDGEWTVTKAIMSRSARVLMEGWVRVPG